The genomic region TTGCTTAAGAAATCCTGGGCGCCGGCATGGATGCAAGACAAAGCCAGTTGCTCGTCGTCGTCGGTACCTGTTAGCACCACGACGGGAACGTCGCTGGCCAAATCACGAATGGCCCGCACGCTGGCCAAACCCGATGCATCGGGGAGTCGCAAATCCAGCAGTACTGCGTCCAGATGGTTTGCTTGCAACTTTTGTTCCGCCAACGCAAGTTTTCCAGCATGCACGAATTGGTAGGCATCAGGGGCGGCCTGTTGCAGCAATTCCTCGACCAAATCTGCATCCGCCGGATTATCTTCCACGATCATGAGAATTCGTTTCGCTGGAGAGTTACCATCCAGGGATTCGTTTCTCCGAGGCATCACCAGACCAGGAATGGAATCATCCATTGCCAGCTCCTTGTGCAGGCAGCGTAAAGAAAAAGGTGCTTCCTACGTTGAGTTCGGATTCGAAGCCAATTTGTCCTCCATGCCGTTGGACAATTTGCTTGGCTAACGCCAATCCGATGCCGTTGCCTTCATACTTACTTCGTTCGTGCAACCGTTGAAACATCTGAAAGATCGAGTCGGAGTATTGCTTCTCAATCCCGATGCCGTTGTCTTCCACCGATACGCGCCACTGATGTCCTTCCTGCCGAGCCGCGATCCGTATGCGGGGAGTGCGGTCGGAGCGAAACTTGATCGCGTTGCTGATCAGGTTTTGAAATAATTGACGCAACTGCACAGGGTCGCCGAATAACGTGGGCAAAGGGTCCCTGGTGATTACGGCGCCGCTCTCTTCGAGCAGGGCCTGTAAGCCTTCGAGAACTTGTTTCAGCGTCAGGTTCAAGTCGGTGGAAACGAAAGGCTTATCCTGGATATTGATTCGAGAATAGGCCAGCAAGTCCGCGATCAATTCCTGCATTCGCTTTCCTCCCCCGACGATGTAACCGATGTACTTTTCGGCTTTATGGTCGAGTTTGGGCCCGATGTACTCCTTCAATAACTCGGTGTATCTGACGATCATACGCAGCGGTTCTTGAAGGTCGTGGGAGGCCACGCCGGCGAATTCCTGCAGCGCGCTGTTCGACCGCTGCAGTTCCTGAGTATGCCGGGCCGCGGCGGCTTCGATTTTCTTTCGATGAGTGAGGTCCACAATTCCACAAAGCACGACAAACCCTCGTGGGCTGTGGACCGGATTCAAATTTACTTCGACGGGAAACTCGGTCCCATTTTTATGCAAGCCGTACAGGTTGCGTCCAACTCCCATCATGCGGGATTCAGGCTGGGCTAGATAGGCATTTCGATAAGTGGCATGAGCGGCTCGATAGCGCTCCGGAATCAGCCGATCGATCGATTGGCCAATCAATTCTTCCCGGCTGTAACCGAATAATTTTTCCAGGGCGGCGTTGACGAGCACGATCAAACCGTTCTGATCGACCATGGCCATCGCGCTGGGCGAAGCTTCCACCGCGATCCGAAATGTGCCTTCGGCTGTTTTGCGCTTGGTAACGTTCCGGACAACTTTGACTCCGCCCATCACCGTTCCGTCGGAGGATTGGATCGGTGAAACGCTGCTGGAAACTTGCACCAAGCGACCGTTCTTGCAACGGCATACTGTGTCATAGTGCTTGATCGGTTCACCGTGTTTTAGCTGGGTGAGGATTTCGTCTTCCTCCCCCTGACGATCTGTGGGTAGGATAGTGCGGATATTATTTCCGATCATTTCCTCCGCCGTATAGCCAAACAGGCGTTCCGCCCCCTTGTTCCAAACGGTAACAATGCCTTGCAGAGTATTGGAAACAATGGCGTCATCGGTGGACTCAAGCAACGCCGCCAGTAGCGAGTTGTATGAGGCCGAGGGTTGATGGCCGGTTGTCAGAGGGTGTTGGGCGAAGGCGCCCGTCCCCTTTGCAATTGGTGCCGAAATCATTTTGCCCCTTTTTGCAGCCGCGCGATTTCTCGCCACCTCCCAATTCATTGCCATGAGGACACTACCTAACCGAGGTACTCGTGTCGATAGCCAACCCTACTGCACGATTTGCGAAGTTCAAACGCGGACTCCCGCAAACCTGGGAGCAAATATAAATCGCGCGGCGTGGCCGAAAACATCAATTACGGAACTGCAATCCATCTTCAAGATTCGCAAAGTGTGGCCAACGGTTTGCGGCAATCCGCAAATTGGCCACGCATCCGTGTGCAACCTATGCTCCCGTTGGAGTGCGTCCAAAACAGCGCTCGACGTTGGGGCAGGATTCTAACGAGCGGTGGCCCACCATGCCGCGCGCAGTGTTCCTCCCTTTGAGACGAAGCAGAATGAGATTCACCGCGGGTGTCACATGCCATCGCACTTGGATCGACGCTATCTCGTGTTTCGCCTGAACGATCAGGCGTACGTCCTTCCCACTCCTGCAGTCGAAGAGATTGTTTCGATGGCTGAGTTGACACGACCGCCATGCGCGCCGTCGCTGCTGGCGGGTTTTCTCAATTTCGGCGGCGATCCCGTGGCGGTTATCGACCTGCGGCATCTGTTCGAATTACCTCCCTGTGAGCCCGACTTATACACGCCATTGATCGTGCTCAAGTGCGAAGCACCGCGGATCGCGCTGCAGGTGGACGCGGTATCGCAAATCATTGGCGAAAGCGATGGGAAAATGATGCCCCTGGGCGACCGGTGCTGCCTCAATGACACTGCGACCGCCACGCTGGAAGTGGAAGGCAAGAAGGCGCTCCTGTTGTCGCCGGAACGGCTGCTGATCGATGCGGAACGCCAAAGGCTGACCCAATTGCAGCAGCTAGAACGCCAACGCTTGGCAACTTTGCAGGAGACGGTTTCGTGCTCATGACGGTAATCACCCCAAGCTCGCTGGTGCAGAGTCCGGAATTTTCGTCGCTAAGCGATCACGTCATTGGCGCGACCGGATTGTGCTATTTCCGCGATCATCAGGAATCGCTGGCCGTTTGCCTGGCCGAACGGATGTGCAAGCGCGGCTTGTCCGAGTGCGGCCCGTATCTTGAGTTATTGCGTGAGAATCAGGATGCAAACGCAGAATTGGACAGCTTGGTTGAACTTTTGACGATTGGCGAAACCTACTTTTTCCGCCATCAGGAACTCTTCGAGGCTTTAAAGACAACCGTCTTTCCGGAAATCATTCGAAAAAATGAGAACGTGCGGCGCATGCGAATTTGGAGCGCGGGCTGTTCGTTCGGCGCGGAAGCATATTCGCTTTCGATTTTGCTGCGGCGAGAATTAGGCGGCCGGCTGCAGGGATGGGATGTTTCCATTCTCGGAA from Pirellulales bacterium harbors:
- a CDS encoding chemotaxis protein CheW, whose translation is MPSHLDRRYLVFRLNDQAYVLPTPAVEEIVSMAELTRPPCAPSLLAGFLNFGGDPVAVIDLRHLFELPPCEPDLYTPLIVLKCEAPRIALQVDAVSQIIGESDGKMMPLGDRCCLNDTATATLEVEGKKALLLSPERLLIDAERQRLTQLQQLERQRLATLQETVSCS
- a CDS encoding PAS domain S-box protein encodes the protein MISAPIAKGTGAFAQHPLTTGHQPSASYNSLLAALLESTDDAIVSNTLQGIVTVWNKGAERLFGYTAEEMIGNNIRTILPTDRQGEEDEILTQLKHGEPIKHYDTVCRCKNGRLVQVSSSVSPIQSSDGTVMGGVKVVRNVTKRKTAEGTFRIAVEASPSAMAMVDQNGLIVLVNAALEKLFGYSREELIGQSIDRLIPERYRAAHATYRNAYLAQPESRMMGVGRNLYGLHKNGTEFPVEVNLNPVHSPRGFVVLCGIVDLTHRKKIEAAAARHTQELQRSNSALQEFAGVASHDLQEPLRMIVRYTELLKEYIGPKLDHKAEKYIGYIVGGGKRMQELIADLLAYSRINIQDKPFVSTDLNLTLKQVLEGLQALLEESGAVITRDPLPTLFGDPVQLRQLFQNLISNAIKFRSDRTPRIRIAARQEGHQWRVSVEDNGIGIEKQYSDSIFQMFQRLHERSKYEGNGIGLALAKQIVQRHGGQIGFESELNVGSTFFFTLPAQGAGNG